TTCTCGTACAAGGACGGCTCGAACTTCGTGTTCATGGACACGGACACCTACGACCAGGTGACCATCGAGCCCGCCGTGGTCGGCGACGCCGCCAAGTACCTGCTCGAGGGCTTCGACGCGGTCGTGGCGATGTACGAGGGCGCACCCCTGTACATCGAGCTCCCGGCCTCGGTCGAGCTGCTCATCTCGCACACCGAGCCGGGCGTCCAGGGCGACCGCTCGACCGGTGGCTCCAAGCCGGCCACGCTGGAGACCGGCGCCGAGATCGCCGTCCCGCTCTTCCTCACCACCGGCGAGAAGATCAAGGTCGACACCCGCGACGGCAGCTACCTCGGGCGGGTCAAGTAACAGTGTCGGCCGCACGCAGTAAGGCCCGTACGCGGGCCTTCCAGATCCTCTTCGAGGCCGACCACCGGGATGTGGACCCCCAGCGCGTCCTCGCCGACTGGGTTGCCCGCGCCCGGGAGCCCAAGCCGGACGAGGGTACGCCGCAGATCGGCGAGTACACCATGCAGCTGATCGAGGGGTACTGCCGGCACGCGCGTCGCATCGACGAGCTGATCTCCACCTACTCGGTGGGCTGGACCCTCGACCGGATGCCGATCGCGGACCGCAACGTCCTGCGGCTCGGCGCGTACGAGCTGATCTGGGAGGACGGCGTCCCGGACGCGGTCGTCCTGGACGAGTCCGTCGAGATCGCCAAGGAGTTCTCCACCGACGACTCCCCGGCGTTCGTGAACGGTCTGCTCGCGCGGTTCATGGAGCTCAAGCCCACGATCCGCCGCGACTGACGACGACGCCCCCGACGGCCGCCGGACCGACCTGGTCCGGCGGCCGTCGTGCGTGCGCCCGCGCGCCCCGGGGCCGGTGGAGTAGGGTTTTGCTACTGGTAGGTAACCAGGCAGTCGGTCCACCGAGCACCGGAGGGCGTTCCCCCCATGACCACGGCGATTCGCAGCGAGTTCGACCAGGGCATCGCCCTGACTCCGCGCCCCGGCGGGCCGGGCCTGTACGACGGCGAGCTGGGCGCCGGGTGGCAGATCGGCGGCGGAATCAACGGCGGCCTGCTGCTCGCGATGGCCGGGCACGCGCTCTCACTGGAGCACGCCGAGCACCCCGACCCGGTGTCGATCAGCGGCTACTACCTCTCCGCCTCGCGTCCCGGCCCGGCCACCGTCAGCACCGAGGTGATCCGCAGCGGGCGCAGTCTGACCACCAGCACCGCCTCCCTGGTGCAGACCGGCGAGGACGGCCTGCCGGTGGAGCGACTGCGCGTGCTCGCCGGGTTCGGCGACCTGGCCGCCGCCGCCGGTGAGGTGCACACCACCGCGCTGCCGCCGCAGATGCCGCCGCCCGAACGGTGCATCGGCATGGAGCACGCCCCCCGGCAACTGATCGAGCAGGCGGCCCTGTTGGAGCGGCTGGACCTGCGGCTCGACCCGGCCACCGTCGGCTGGGCCCTCGGCGAACCCTCGAAGAAGGGACGCATCCAGGGCTGGTTCCGGCTCGCCGACGGCCGCGACCCGGATCCGCTGCTGCTCCTGCTGGTCGCCGACGCGCTGCCGCCGGTCACCTTCGACCTCGGCATGCCCGGCTGGGCGCCGACCATCGAACTGACCGTCCACCTGCGGGCCAGGCCGGTCCCGGGCTGGCTGCGGGTCACCCACTCCACCCGGAACCTGGCCGACGGCCACTTCGAGGAGGACGCGGAGATCTGGGACGAGTCGGGCCGGCTGGTGGCGCAGTCCCGCCAGCTCGCCCGCGCCCCGCGCCCGGTCTGACCGCCCGCCGCGACGGGCCGGCGGGGTGACCGGCCGCGACGACGGGCCGACGGTGTGACCGCCCGGCCCGGCGGGTGCCGACCTCACGCGCGGTTACACGCCTGTGACACGCCGTGCGTGTGCGACCGCCGGGGAGGGGGAGGAAGAGGAGCAGTGGCGGCCCCCCGCCGCTCCCGATCCCCCTCCGCCCCCAGGAGCCCGCGATGCCCCGCAACGGCCGCCCCCGCCGCACCGCCCTCCCCTCCTGCCGGGCGACGGGACCGGCGGGCCTGGACCGGCGGGTGCGCGCGCAGGCCCGGCCGGGTGCACGGCCGAGCCCCGGCCAGGCCCCCGCCGGCGACCCGGCCCGGCCGGGCCGGGTCTGCATCACGGGGATCCTCACCAGCCGCGAGGACTTCGAGCGGGCCCGCCGGTGGAACCTCAGCGACGCGGGCGACTACGACAGCTACCTGCTCGACACCGCGCTCCTGCTCGCCGAGGCGCACCGTGGGTTCGACGTGGTCCGGGCCCGGATGTTCCACCCGGGCGACTTCGAGGAGTTCTGCCTCCTGCACCGGCTCGACCCCGCCGAGCCGGCCGCCCGGGACCGCTACCTGGTCAACCCGCCGCTGCGGGCCCAGCTGCTGCCCTACCAGGGTGAGGAGCTCACCGGTGACTTCATCCCGCGCCTGGTCCGGGCCCGGGACAACGGACTGACGCTCTGTCACATCGACCTGCTGCTCGACGGCGCGCTGCGGCCGGACGGTCCGCCCGCCGAGGACGGCGACGACCGCGCCGGGTCGGTGCGAGCGGTCCGTGACGCCCACCGGCGGGCCGGTGAGATCTTCCGCCGGATGCTGGTGACCGCCGGTCCCGGGGTGTTCGAGTTCCGCTGCGCGGTGGACGCGC
The sequence above is drawn from the Kitasatospora sp. NBC_00315 genome and encodes:
- a CDS encoding thioesterase family protein, encoding MTTAIRSEFDQGIALTPRPGGPGLYDGELGAGWQIGGGINGGLLLAMAGHALSLEHAEHPDPVSISGYYLSASRPGPATVSTEVIRSGRSLTTSTASLVQTGEDGLPVERLRVLAGFGDLAAAAGEVHTTALPPQMPPPERCIGMEHAPRQLIEQAALLERLDLRLDPATVGWALGEPSKKGRIQGWFRLADGRDPDPLLLLLVADALPPVTFDLGMPGWAPTIELTVHLRARPVPGWLRVTHSTRNLADGHFEEDAEIWDESGRLVAQSRQLARAPRPV
- the efp gene encoding elongation factor P; protein product: MASTNDLKNGMVLKLDGGKLWSVVEFQHVKPGKGPAFVRTKLKEVLSGKVVDKTFNAGTKVETANVDKRGMQFSYKDGSNFVFMDTDTYDQVTIEPAVVGDAAKYLLEGFDAVVAMYEGAPLYIELPASVELLISHTEPGVQGDRSTGGSKPATLETGAEIAVPLFLTTGEKIKVDTRDGSYLGRVK
- the nusB gene encoding transcription antitermination factor NusB, which translates into the protein MSAARSKARTRAFQILFEADHRDVDPQRVLADWVARAREPKPDEGTPQIGEYTMQLIEGYCRHARRIDELISTYSVGWTLDRMPIADRNVLRLGAYELIWEDGVPDAVVLDESVEIAKEFSTDDSPAFVNGLLARFMELKPTIRRD